The Methanomethylovorans hollandica DSM 15978 genome includes a region encoding these proteins:
- a CDS encoding DUF4255 domain-containing protein, with protein sequence MSDYRAIADVGETLIELLKDNMKDLIPADSIILASPGEIDAKDNVRLSLFLYQILENAHLKNQEMQLSDPTKVTFPPQILELYYMLTSHVSSGEQDKTEKALEEHRVLGRALQVLHDNSILGGSLLKGNLDRSDELHITLTSLSLDDLTKIWTTFAGRPFKSSVCYVVTPVRIDSTRKMSVQRVISKEMDYMQMMTKKESQQEG encoded by the coding sequence ATGTCTGATTACAGAGCGATAGCAGATGTCGGAGAAACGTTGATAGAATTATTAAAGGATAATATGAAAGATCTGATACCGGCGGATTCTATAATATTGGCTTCTCCGGGAGAGATCGATGCCAAAGATAATGTTCGACTATCTCTCTTCTTATACCAGATACTTGAAAATGCCCATTTAAAGAACCAGGAGATGCAGTTGAGTGATCCCACAAAGGTTACGTTTCCGCCCCAAATCCTTGAATTATATTACATGCTGACATCTCATGTATCTTCCGGGGAACAAGATAAAACCGAAAAGGCGCTGGAAGAGCACAGGGTTTTGGGAAGAGCTCTGCAGGTCCTCCATGATAATTCTATCCTGGGCGGATCACTTTTGAAGGGAAACCTTGACAGAAGCGATGAATTGCATATAACGCTAACTTCCCTCAGTCTGGACGACCTTACTAAGATATGGACCACCTTTGCGGGCAGACCCTTCAAATCTTCAGTTTGCTACGTGGTAACTCCGGTGAGGATCGATTCAACTCGGAAGATGAGTGTTCAGAGAGTGATATCCAAAGAGATGGATTATATGCAAATGATGACGAAGAAAGAAAGTCAGCAAGAAGGATGA